caagaccactgataatctccctcgatctggggctccacgcaagatctcaccccgtggggtcaaaatgatcacaagaacggtgagcaaaaatcccaggaccacacggggggacctagtgaatgacctgcagagagctgggaccaaagtaacaaagcctaccatcagtaacacactacgccgccagggactcaaatcctgcagtgccagacgtgtccccctgcttaagccagtacatgtccaggcccgtctgaagtttgctagagtgcatttggatgattcagaagaggattgggagaatgtcatatggtcagatgaaaccagaatataactttttggtaaaaactcaactcgtcgtgtttggaggacaaagaatactgagttgcatcttaagaacaccatacctactgtgaagcatgggggtggaaacatcatgctttggggctgtttttctgcaaagggaccaggacgactgatccgtgtaaaggaaagaatgaatggggccatgtatcgtgagattttgagtgaaaacctccttccatcagcaagggcattgaagatgaaacgtggctgagtctttcagcatgacaatgatcccaaacacaccgcccgggcaacgaaggagtggcttcgtaagaagtatttcaaggtcctggagtggcgtagccagtctccagatctcaaccccatagaaaatctttggagggagttgaaagtccgtgttgcccagcgacagccccaaaacatcactgctctagaggagatctgcatggaggaatgggccaaaataccagcaacagtgtgtgaaaaccttgtgaagacttacagaaaacgtttgacctgtgtcattgccaacaaagggtatacaacaaagtattgagaaacttttgttattgaccaaatacttattttccaccataatttgcaaataaattcattaaaaatcctacaatgtgattttctgggaaaaaaatctaattttgtctgtcatagttgacgtgtacctatgatgaaaattacaagcctctcatcttttgaagtgggagaacttgcacaattggtggctgactaaatacttttttcccccactgtatatcctgtaCCTAAAGTGTACGACAGAGCAGGCATATCCTGTTGGCTGTTGAGTGTATTGTAATTATGACACAGAGAAGGGAGGGATTATCTATTGCCTTGTACTTGCCCTGAAAAGGTACTTTAGTCCTCCTCTGCATCGCCCTTGACTGCTCATGAAAGCACAAACCTAGATCTTAGTATAAGCCTGAAGAATGTGAGGTActacagcagtggttcccaagctttttcggttactgtaccaccaactgaatttctctctgcccggagtacctctgaagtaccccctcatgtgcattttaccagtaagcctatggtctcatgactcttctcaagtaccccctgtggataggccaagtacccccaggggtcctagtaaccctggttgggaaccacttcACTACAGGATGAGTACTTTCACTGCAAAAGCACGGGTGTTTACTGTTTATGCAGGCATGTGGATTGGAGTGGCCAGACAGGAAGGGGTCAGGCGCAATCCCTTGAGTGACAAGTTGCTGTCCTGTTGCACTGATCTGCAGCACAGTTAAGTTAGATGATTAGTCTGTTTAATTTAGGGCGGGGCTGTTATCCCCGTGTGAGAGTGTAATCCAGAGGAGGATGCGGTCATGGACTAAGCTATTTAGTCTGCAGCGCCAGTGAGGAGCTGCTAGCACCATTGCCAGCTCCcctgctgtcctgtcctctaGTGTAACTGTAACCCTAGTGTAACCGTGCTCTACTGAAGTGTAGTGACAGCACCTACTAGGCTGCCCTGTCCagtcctgtcctctactgtaaccctactgtaactctactgtagtgtaaacaCCTACAAGGCTGCCCAGCTTGGAGGAGGACGAGTTGGTCCTCTGTTTCAGCAGCACGTTCCCCTCGGTGGTGCAATGGGGCTCTTTTAAGTTGAGGTGGAGCTCCCGCGGCCCCCCGGCACCCTCCGAGGAGGAACGTAGCCGGCGCTCCATGCGCATCACCTCGTGGTATGGGCTGGCACTGCTGCTGCAcatggacactgtggagggcagAGCACAAGACACATTATAATATTTTTTACTGACGTGGAGACAGGGAGTGTGGCAAAAAAATATGGCAAACAGACAAGTAGGCAGACTGTCGAATgcgacacaaacaaacaaacacagactACATGTTTGGGAAAAACgtcaaaacaagcaaacaagcaAACAATCATTTGGCTATCGCAAGCCTGGGGGCTGGAAGCGATCCAGTGTTTTGCAACAACAGCTTCACTGATTTTATGGAGCCAAATGATTCTAGGTGACCTTTACACTAATGTAAAGGCATTATTCCAATATAGTGAGGGAATAAGGCTACTTTTACTCCTTGATTGAATTTGGGTTATAGATCTACATTATCACTGAGCACATTTTTTACGTGCAAGTATAACTACTTACGTGTTATCACCAATACAAAGTAGCCTAAGCAACAGACAGACAAGAAATAGGCTTACATCAAAAATGAACAATAAAAGTGGTGTTAATCATTATGGATAGCCTAACACTGCCCAAAACCAGTAGACTAACCAATGCAGTTCACAAACAGTTGTCTTAAGAAAACTATTCAGATATGATGATATTCTAAGCAGTGCCATACTGTTCAAGTTTGGCAGGTGAATGCTGGAGTCTAGTGGGCCGTTTCAGAAAAACATAGCCAAAGGGTAGCCATTCTTCCAGGAGGTGTTATCCAGGTGTGAGTACAGCCTACAATGTCTTAGGAAACTGCCGTCCATTGGTTAATAAATATACCTTTAAGAGGAAATAGTTCCCACTATACTGAGAACAGGCACGTGGGCCTAAAATAGTGCTGCTCAACCCCCTAATCAGTCATTTCGATCTGACTTTGGTACTTTCCGCATCATCCAACCAAAGAGTACATAAAGTATAGCCTTCATTGTATACCATACCTCTGCCTTCTAAATGTGAAAGCAGTGTAAAGTTCACCCACTTTGAACAGAAAATGTCAATTTGTAGGTGATCGAAAATACAAATTCAGTCTGAAACAGTGGTAGGCAATACTGTGTGCAAACACTTTggccaaaatatactgaacaaaaatataaatgcaacatgcaacaattttactgagttacagttcatataaggaaatcagtcaattgaaataaattcattaggccctaatctatggatttcacatgactgggcaggggcgcagccatgggtgggcctcagagggcataggcccacccacttgggagccaggcccacccactggggagtcaggcccagccaatcagaatgagtttttccccccaCAAAAGGCTTTATTAAATCAGAAAtattcctcagtttcatcagctgtctaggtggctggtctcagacgatcccgcaggtaaagaagccagatgttgaggtcctgggttacacgtgttctgcggttgtgaggccggttggacgtactgccaaattctctaaaacgacgttggaggtggcttatggtagaacaatttacattaaattctctggcaacagctctggtggacattcctgcagtcagcatgcaaactgcatgctccctcaaaacttgagacatatgtggcattgtgtgacaaaactccacattttagagtggccttttattgtccccagcacaaggtgcacctgtgtaatgatcatgctgtttaatcagcttcttgatatgccacacctgtcaggtggatggattatcttggcaaattagaaatgctcactaagagggatgtaaacaaatttttgcacaaaatgtgagagaaattagctttttgtgcgtatggaacatttctgggatcttttatttcagctcatgaaacatgggaccaacactttatatgttgcgtttatatttttgttcagtacacttGTCAGTGATTTACAATTAGCTTTTCACAAGAGCAATGCGCCTCCTCCGTATTATCAATGAGTCAATCACATAGAGGTAGATGTTATTAAATGAATTGTTCAGTTCTTACCTGTGTGGGGTTTCCTCAGGTGGCATGACCTGGGTTCATGTCTACCGCAGCATGCTCCCTTCCCTGGTTCCTGGATGAGCACTGTGTTCCTGGACCTCCTCTCAGACTTCTCTGGATTGGAATGGTAGCCTTTACTACACACTGGGCCTGCCTCGCTCTCACTAGTCTCTGTCTGCTCTGGTCTGACCTCCTCCACCATCACAacatcctccttctcctcttccccgTCTTCCTGTGATTGTTGTTGGTGTTCTGGTGGCATTGGTGGTGTTGCAGCTGTTGCTGGTTCTGTGACAGTGACTGCAGTCTCACACCCTGTGGTGTTGGCGGTTCTGGTGTCTGGCAGTAGGGGCTTGTCTGTGGCAGCTTGGGCAGGTGTGAAGAACACCTGGGAGGTAGAGACGACATGGCTAAAGTTGTCTGCCGGGGcggctgggctggggctggggctgggggcagGCAGCACATCCACCTCGGACACAGAGTCCTCTGTGATTGGGACATTAAACTCGGAGGGGGTGATGGCCGTGGTGCAGTCCTCAGACAGAACGGGCGACTGCAGGGAGCTCTCCCCAAGCAGCTCGCCTGGCCACGAGCCCGGGGTACCCCCTGACGTCGGGGGCTCTACACTCACCTCTGGGGGCTTGCACTGCTCAGAGTTCTTGGAGAAGCGGTGGTGGGAAGAAAAGGACTTGGGCAACAGCTGTTTCTTCTGCCTGTACGAGCGCTTGCTGTCACCGCTGAAGTCATCCAGATACCCCGAGTCATCGCCCTCGTTGGTACCTGAGCTGATGCAGTTGATGAACACGTTCCTATTGGCCGTGGAGGCCACCTTCTCAAAGTCCTCAGTCTGCGAGCGGGTGATCTTTTTCTGACGGTGGCCCCCAAAGCCAAAGGAGTGGCGCGTCTTGGCCCGTGGAAGCACAGCGCCATCTTGGAAGCCCAGAGGAGGGTTGGTCTGGCTGCTGTTGGTGTCCTGGGCAGGGTCCAGCGGAGGAGTCTGGATGCGTGGCGGCTCGCTGTTCCTCTTGCTGCTGAAGCTGATGGAGGGTGTGCGGAACAGGCTGCGGCGCTTGCCCGTGCTGCTGTTGCTGGAGTTGGTGCTGGAGGGGGACGAGGTGTGAACGCCATTGCCCACGCCGGccgaggatggggaggagggcaACGAGT
The DNA window shown above is from Coregonus clupeaformis isolate EN_2021a chromosome 18, ASM2061545v1, whole genome shotgun sequence and carries:
- the LOC121587504 gene encoding serine-rich coiled-coil domain-containing protein 1 isoform X3, whose amino-acid sequence is MGESGSRRSTLVSRLPIFRRSVSKRQDSLPSSPSSAGVGNGVHTSSPSSTNSSNSSTGKRRSLFRTPSISFSSKRNSEPPRIQTPPLDPAQDTNSSQTNPPLGFQDGAVLPRAKTRHSFGFGGHRQKKITRSQTEDFEKVASTANRNVFINCISSGTNEGDDSGYLDDFSGDSKRSYRQKKQLLPKSFSSHHRFSKNSEQCKPPEVSVEPPTSGGTPGSWPGELLGESSLQSPVLSEDCTTAITPSEFNVPITEDSVSEVDVLPAPSPSPSPAAPADNFSHVVSTSQVFFTPAQAATDKPLLPDTRTANTTGCETAVTVTEPATAATPPMPPEHQQQSQEDGEEEKEDVVMVEEVRPEQTETSESEAGPVCSKGYHSNPEKSERRSRNTVLIQEPGKGACCGRHEPRSCHLRKPHTVSMCSSSASPYHEVMRMERRLRSSSEGAGGPRELHLNLKEPHCTTEGNVLLKQRTNSSSSKLGSLDVLNNLGSSELDEDDLMLDLDLSDDQRQRRVFREDSSQSLASCLNLMHSPLEPTVDRIPGREPRDTTTIHREPCRPTTLLPADWCLGREDEAPGLEALPLRLMQQDCTSVKTLLLRLRRTLQESTDTSPANSLHSFPISPCSEKSLPLKEPGREEALLLQLKEKDELIFRLQAELESAKAALKPTCRKPDRTTQTDPPGPE
- the LOC121587504 gene encoding serine-rich coiled-coil domain-containing protein 1 isoform X2; the protein is MGESGSRRSTLVSRLPIFRRSVSKRQDSLPSSPSSAGVGNGVHTSSPSSTNSSNSSTGKRRSLFRTPSISFSSKRNSEPPRIQTPPLDPAQDTNSSQTNPPLGFQDGAVLPRAKTRHSFGFGGHRQKKITRSQTEDFEKVASTANRNVFINCISSGTNEGDDSGYLDDFSGDSKRSYRQKKQLLPKSFSSHHRFSKNSEQCKPPEVSVEPPTSGGTPGSWPGELLGESSLQSPVLSEDCTTAITPSEFNVPITEDSVSEVDVLPAPSPSPSPAAPADNFSHVVSTSQVFFTPAQAATDKPLLPDTRTANTTGCETAVTVTEPATAATPPMPPEHQQQSQEDGEEEKEDVVMVEEVRPEQTETSESEAGPVCSKGYHSNPEKSERRSRNTVLIQEPGKGACCGRHEPRSCHLRKPHTVSMCSSSASPYHEVMRMERRLRSSSEGAGGPRELHLNLKEPHCTTEGNVLLKQRTNSSSSKLGSLDVLNNLGSSELDEDDLMLDLDLSDDQRQRRVFREDSSQSLASCLNLMHSPLEPTVDRIPGREPRDTTTIHREPCRPTTLLPADWCLGREDEAPGLEALPLRLMQQDCTSVKTLLLRLRRTLQESTDTSPANSLHSFPISPCSEKSLPLKEPGREEALLLQLKEKDELIFRLQAELESAKAALKPTCRKPDRTTQTDPPGPEGRACGSTVMSSRRPLITSII
- the LOC121587504 gene encoding serine-rich coiled-coil domain-containing protein 1 isoform X1, producing MGESGSRRSTLVSRLPIFRRSVSKRQDSLPSSPSSAGVGNGVHTSSPSSTNSSNSSTGKRRSLFRTPSISFSSKRNSEPPRIQTPPLDPAQDTNSSQTNPPLGFQDGAVLPRAKTRHSFGFGGHRQKKITRSQTEDFEKVASTANRNVFINCISSGTNEGDDSGYLDDFSGDSKRSYRQKKQLLPKSFSSHHRFSKNSEQCKPPEVSVEPPTSGGTPGSWPGELLGESSLQSPVLSEDCTTAITPSEFNVPITEDSVSEVDVLPAPSPSPSPAAPADNFSHVVSTSQVFFTPAQAATDKPLLPDTRTANTTGCETAVTVTEPATAATPPMPPEHQQQSQEDGEEEKEDVVMVEEVRPEQTETSESEAGPVCSKGYHSNPEKSERRSRNTVLIQEPGKGACCGRHEPRSCHLRKPHTVSMCSSSASPYHEVMRMERRLRSSSEGAGGPRELHLNLKEPHCTTEGNVLLKQRTNSSSSKLGSLDVLNNLGSSELDEDDLMLDLDLSDDQRQRRVFREDSSQSLASCLNLMHSPLEPTVDRIPGREPRDTTTIHREPCRPTTLLPADWCLGREDEAPGLEALPLRLMQQDCTSVKTLLLRLRRTLQESTDTSPANSLHSFPISPCSEKSLPLKEPGREEALLLQLKEKDELIFRLQAELESAKAALKPTCRKPDRTTQTDPPGPETIHPSRATSQNSGSARDRRAARSLNVDQYSRMAAERSTASDERHCPALTQTPAPPLSSSGPGGDRDPAGPPKRPEEALSSSSEAGALRKSEYPASQIPRVVGGSSSSLQSRGSPCRSCLSSDSERAPVPSPRQPPPPSSTTTSSSSFTGRLGQPPRGPLSLHMYSRKNVFLQHSLHTAELQALAQHDG